Below is a window of Streptomyces spongiicola DNA.
ACATACTTGCTCCCTACCGGCCGCACGTCATGCGCTCCCTGCTGATCGTCGATGGAACGTCGTTCCCCGTGGTTCCGTCTCCCCGGTCCATGGTTGGCTCCGTCCGGGTGTCGGACCCACTGTAGTGCCGCCGATCGGGTCACCGGGGTGATCAGCGGATCGGCGACTAAGACGCCGGGAGCGCCCCGGCGGTTGCCGAACGGCCGTCTGCCGGACGGCAGAGACGATCCCAACCAGGCACTTTTGCGGCCAGAGCAGGCCAATCAAGATCACTTACGGGTGGGGGCGGGGCGCGTTGTCCGTGGCGGATGCGAGGATGCCTCCAGCACGGAGCCGCGGGGCCGGGAGAGCCCCTCGGCCGTGCCGACCTGCCGGGTGGGGGGAATCACAGGGCGGCTCCCCTGCCGGGCACCCCGCGCAGAAGGGACCGCTGACGGCGATGCAGATCCGGCTGACCGTCCTCGCGCCGCGCAGCGGCCAGTCCTCGCAGGGCGCCACGCGCGCGAGCGACGTGCTCGTCACCGCCCCCGCGGGTACGGCGCTGGCGGCGGTCGCCTCGGCACTGGCCGCGGCCGCGTCGAGGACGGAGGCACCGTCGTCCGGGTCGGTCGTTCTCTACGCGGGCCGGGAGCGGCTCGACGCCCGGCGGTGCACGCTCGGCGAACCGCCGCTCGTCGACGGGGCGGTGCTGTCGCTGCACGCTCCGGGCGAGGACGAGGCGGCGGACCACGAGGGTGCGGCGGAGCGGGCGCAGCTCCATGTGGTCGCAGGGCCGGACGCGGGCGGGGTCCACCTGCTGCACGAGGGCCGCATCCGGATCGGGCGCGCGGCAGAGGCGGACGTGCCTTTGGACGACCCGGACGTCTCGCGGCTGCACTGCGAGGTCACGGTCGGCGGGGACGGCGTCGTCACGGTCGCGGACCTCGGCTCCACGAACGGCACGACGCTGGACGGCGCGGAGGTCGGGCGGCGCCCGGTCCGGCTGGGGCCGGGCGCGCTGCTGCGCATCGGCGAGTCCGCGCTCCGGCTGGCGGCTTCCCGGGGTTCCGCCTTCCGCCCGGCGCCGGGTTCCGCCTCCCCACCTGATCCGGGTTACGCCTCCCCACCTGATCCGGGCTCCGGTTCCGGCCCGTCGGCTGCCGGTGCCCCGGTGCCGGACCCGTCCGGTGCCGAAGGCCGTACGGTGATCGCTCCGGACGGCGAGGGGCATCTGCGGGTGCGCCGCCCCGTACCGCGCCCCACATCTGCCGGAGACCTCCCGGACCGGGTCCCGTCCTGGGCACGCGACCGGGCGGCGGGCGACCGGGCGGCGGGCGACCGGGCGGCGCACGAACAAGCGGCACACGAACAGGCGGCACACGAACAGGCGACTGGGGAACGAGTAGCTGGGGCACGGGCGGCGGAATTCGGGGAGACCTCGCCACCGGCCTCGCTCCGGGGCGGCGGCGCGTTCCACGGGCGGGCGGACGCACTGGCTTCGGGACCCTCGGCCGGGGTGCGGGGCGGCCACGGCGCCGCACCGGCCGACGGCGCCGGAGGGCGACCGGGGGCAGCGGGCCCGGACCGGGCGGACACCGATGGGCAGTCGGGAGAGGCGGGCCCGGACCGGGCCGCGTACCCCGGCCACCGTCTTCCGGGCGGCTCCTCCGCCGTCCCGGGAACCGGCCCCGGCCGTCCCGGCCGGGGCGCGCCGACCGCGGCCGCTCGCCCCTCGGACGTCCCGTACGGCGAGGCCCGTGCGCCGGGCGGCTGGACCGGGTACGGCGAGGACGGCGGTCGGGACCCGGCGCGGCACGGCCGGGACGGCGGGCACGGGGCGGGCGCCTCCGACGCCGGACCGGCGGGGAGCACCCCGTACGGCGACCGGTCCGGCAGCGTCGCTCCCGGACCCGCACCCCACCCCGGGCCGGCCACCCGGGGCGCGCTCCGGGCCACGGACGGCGTCCCCCAAGCCGGAGACCTCGCGCCTGGCACCGGCACCGGCACCGGCACCGGCACACCGTACGGAAGGGGCTCCGACGCGGCCCCCGCCGGGCACGGCGGCCACCGTGCGGGCGCGTCCGCCACCGGTGCGACGGCGCGACCCCCGCACGGCACCAAGCCCGACCGCCCGACCGCGTCCGGCGCCACCACACACGGCACGGGAGTGGCTGACGGCCTCGGTACCGGCGGGGGCGCCCCGGCGGGCCCGGACACCGGACGCGGCGGGCGGCGCAGGCGCGGCATAGGCGCCTGGGCGCGGCGACTCGCCGGGGGCCGCGACGAGCCCGGCCTCCCGCAGGCGGACGGCACGAGCCTGCCCGGCGCGGCGGAGCCCATCGCCGAGATCTGGCCCGATCCCGCCGCCGTGCTGCTCACCGCGCTCGGCCCGGGACCACGGCTGTGGGAGCGCGACGCCCGCCATCCCGAGTCCCTCGTCGTCCGCCTCGGCACGGCCGACCGCGCGGACACCCCCGCCGTGCCCGTCACCGTCGGCCTCCGGGAGTCGGGATCCCTGGGCCTGTCCGGGCCCCGGTACCGCCTCATGGGGCTGGCCCGCTCCGTCGTCGCCCAGGCCGCCGCGCTCCACTCGCCGGCGGACCTGGAGATCGTGCTGATCAGCACCGACCGCGCCCGGCCGCTGGAGGAGCGCAAGGAGGCGTGGGGCTGGCTCGGCTGGCTGCCGCATCTGCGGCCGGCCCACGGCCAGGAGTGCCGGCTGCTCCTCGCCTACGACTGCGACCAGGCCACCGCCAGGACGGCCGAGCTGACCCGGCGGCTGGACGACGGGCCGCTCGGCCCGGGCTGGCCGAGCGCGGAGCGCGGCGCCGTCGAGACGGCGGCGGCGCGCCACACCGGGCCGCGCACGCTCGTGGTCCTGGACGGCGACCCCGGTTCCGCCGCGCTGCGCGAGACCACGGCCCGCCTCGCCCGGGGCGGGGCGGCCGCCGGTATCCATCTCGTCTGCCTCGCCGAGACCCCGCCCGCCTCGCCGCTCTCCCCGGTGGCGGCGACGTACGAGGAAGCCTGTGCGGCGTCACCGGCATTCCGGGAGTGCGGTGCCGTCGGACTGCTCAGCGGCGATGTGGCCACGGCGTTGCGGCTGCTGCGCACGGCCGCGGGGCACCCGGCGGGCCATGGCACGGTCGCGGCGGTGGACGGGGTGTCGGCGGCGTGGGCCGAGCGGTTCGGCCGTGCCCTGGCGCCGCTGCGGGCCGACGGGGAGGCCCCGCCGCCGGGCAGGGCGGCGGCCCCGCTTCCCCGGTCGGCACGGCTGCTGGACGAGTTGGACCTCGCCCGGGCCACCCCGGCGTCGTTGATGGCCCGCTGGGCGTCGGCGGACCCGGGCACGGCCGTGCTGGGAGCCGGGCCCCGGGGACCGGTCGCCGTGGACCTCACGTCGGACGACCCGCATCTGCTCATCGAGGGCCCGTCGGGCAGCGGCCGTACGGAGCTGCTCCGCACGATCGCGGCCTCGCTCGCGGCCGGAGGCCGGCCGGACCGGCTCGCGCTGCTGCTCGTGGACGGCGCCGGAGGCGAGCGCGGTGAGGGCCTGTCGGCGCTGATGGAACTCCCCCACGTCGCCGAGCTTCTGGTCGCCGCCGACCCCCTGCGGATGCGCGAGTTCGCCCGGGCGCTCGGCGCGGAACTCAGGCAGCGGGCGGAACTACTGGGCCGGGAGGCGTTCGAGGAGTGGCACACGCGCCGAGAGGTCGCCGAGCGGCTGATCGGTCAGCGACCGCCCGGCGCCGCGGAAGTCCGAGCCGAGGCGACGGCGGAGGCGGTGGCGAGAGCGGACGGAGGGGCGGAGACCCGCGCGGACCCGCGCGGTGCTCTGGAGCCGCCCCCCGGCGGCACGCTCGGACTCCGCCCGGCGGACGGCCGTTCGCGGACGGGGGTGACACGGGCGACGGAGGCGACACGAGCGACGGAAGCGACACGGGCGACGGAAGCGACGGAAGCGACACGAGCGACGGAAGCGACACGGGCGACGGAGGCGGCGGGGGAACCCGGGCCGCTGCCCCGGCTCGTCGTCCTCGTCGACGACTACGACGCACTGGTCGCACCGGCGCTCGGCAGTCCGGGCCGCCCCGCTGCGGGTTCGGTCGTCAGGGCGCTGGAGGCGGTGGCCAGGGACGGGCGGCGGCTCGGCGTCCACCTGGTGGCGACGTCCGCCCGCCCGGACCGCACGGCGGACACCGAACTGGCCCGCGGCACCCGGCTGAGGGTGGTGCTGGAAACACCGGCCATGGCACCGGGCCCGGGAGATCCGGCGCCCGGACGCGGCAGACTCGCCCGCCCGGACGGGAGCGTGACACCTTTCCAGGGCGGACGGGTGACGGGCCGTATCCCGAGGACGGCGACCCTGCGCCCCACGGTCGTGGAGCTGGCGTGGGAGCGGATGGGTGACCCGCCGGCCCGCCGGCCCGTGCGCGAACTGGGCAACGGGCCCACGGACCTCGCCCTGCTCGCCAGTGCCCTGGACCGTGCCGCCCGCTCCGTCGACGCCCCGCCGGTCCCGCCACTGACCCCCGCTCGCCACTGACCCCCGCCGGTCCCTGGCTCCGGCCGCCCCTGTCTCCGGCCGCCGGGGGACGGGTTGAGCGTGCAGGAGGCCGCCCGCCGAAGGCGGCTCGGCACGCCCGGGCCGCGCGCGCCGAAGACCGATTCCGGTCAGCACGGCGAGGACGCGTCGCGTGATGCGGGAGGGAACAGGGCCCACCGCGGGCCTCAGGCCCGTTCCGCGCGGCGGGGCCCGGCCGGCAGCCCGACCGGCATGACGGCCACGACCAGTGCGTCGCCGCCGTCGGGGCTCACGTCCAGCCGGTACGGGCGCAGCCCCCGCAGGGCGTGGACCTGCCGGGGCGCGGTTCCGGGCGCCACGGCGGCGGTGTGCTCGGTGCCGAGGAGCGCCGTGCTCAGCCCGATCCGGGTCCGGCCCGCCGGGAACGCCTCCGCGGGGATCCGCACCTCGATCTCCGTACCGGCTCCGCCGGAGGCCGGCCGCAGCAGCACGCTGCCGGCCTCCGGGCAGCCGGTGAGCCGCACCGGCCCGGCACCGAGGGTCCCGAGGTGCGGCAGCGGGGTACGGGCGGTGACGACGAGGGTGTGACGGGCGGGCCCGGTTCGCCGCCAGTCCGCGGAGACGAGATCGGTGCGCAGCGGCGGGGCACCGTGCCCGGCCTCGTAGCGCAGCACCGTGACCAGCCCGGCCTCGTCATCGGCGCGTACATAGGAGAACCGGAGCCTGAGCCCGGGCCGCAACGCGGCGAGTACGGAGTCCCCGAGGTGGTCGGCGACCAGCCTCCGCACCCCGGCGAACACCCGTCGGCGTACCGGTTCCGGTGCCCTGAGGAAGGCGGGGCCGGTCAGGACGTCACCTTCGTGGGCGAAGTGCCGCAGCAGGTAGCCGTCGCCGAGCGGGCCGGGGCCGGTGAAGCGGGCGGTGACGGCCATCGCCGCGGCCGTCCCGCGCAGCAGGCCCTCCAGGCCGCCGGGCTCCGCCGCGGCCGCCGCCAGGGCCGCCGAGGAGTTCCGCGTCTCGGGGCCCGACCGGCGCCCCCGGCCCGGCGCCGCGGCCCCGGCCCCGGCGAAGCGGTAGTCGTAGTCGGCCAGCACGGCGACGCTGCGCGCCCGGAAGAGCGCTTCGAGGGTGAAGACCTGTTCGGCGAGGCCGGCCGGCACGTCTTCGACGAACCGCAGTCCATGGCGCACCAGTGGCTCGCGGCGGAACAGCTTGGCGGCGGACAGCTCCCAGGCCAGCCCGGGGTCGTCGAGGGCGACGCCGTGCCGGGTGCGGCGGAAGACGGCGGCCCCCGAGGCCGCGGTCTTGGCGTAGACGACGTCGTGGCCCCGGCTGTCGGCCGCGTCGACCAGCCGGGCGAGCGCCTCCCGGCCGAGGAGGTCGGCCGCGTCGAGGAAGAAGAGGTATCGGCCGCGTGCACAAGCCAGGGCCTGGTTCACGGTGTCGGTGCGCCCGGCCGGGCACAGTTCCGCAGCGGAGAGCGGCCCGGCCGCGCGCAGATCCGCAGACGACAGCGACCCGGCCGCGCCGGACGGGATCCACAGCGGCTCGTGAGGACGGTGCGGCTCATGGGAACGGTGCGGCTCATCGAGACGGTGCGGCTCATGGGAACGGTGCGGCTCATACGGCTCATACGACGGGTAAGGCAGGTGAGGCTCATGCCGCTGGTGCGCCGGCGCCGGTCCGGTATCGCCCGGCGGCGACCGGAACAGGGCCGTCCGAGCGGACCCCGGCGACATCGCGGCGGGCGGTGCGCAGCCGTCGGCCGCCGACTGCCGGTGAGCACCACCGGCGGAGTGCCCGTACGGCGCGGGCCGGTACTGGTCGTCGGCCGCGCGCCCGTACCGACCCGCCGCGGACGGCCCGGCGCCACCGGCCGGGGGCCGCTCCGGCACTCCCGTGACCAGTACCTCGATCCGGGCCGTTCCGATGGTCTGGCCCGCGAGCGAGCCCAGGGAGCGGCCGAGGCGCGGCATCCCGTCGTCGCGGACCGCGACCACGACGGTGACGTCGGGCGACTCCGCACCGTCCGGAACCTCGGGGACGGCCGGGATCCCGGCCGTGCTCGATGGGTTCATGGCGACCTCCACACCCGCGGGCGCCTCCGCGCCCGCCCTCCACGGCAACGACCCGCGCACGGAGGGAGCTACGCGCCGAGCGGCCGATCACCCACCCGGTGGAGCGCGACTCGGGCGCGGCTCGGGGGCGCGGCGGGCGCGAACCGAAGCGGGCACGCCGGCCGCTGTGCGCGGTTGCGTACCAGCCGGGGCGACGCACCCCGGCATCCAGCGCCGCCCAACCACAGTGCAGCCGAATGTGCGGACACGGGTACGAACACAGCCGCAGCCACAGCCACAGCCACAGCCACAGCCACAAATGGGGCGGCAGGTCCACGGCTCGACGGCAGCCGCACACCACACCCGACACTTCCGCCACACCCGACACGCACGACCGGCCCCTCGGCCG
It encodes the following:
- a CDS encoding FtsK/SpoIIIE domain-containing protein, with protein sequence MQIRLTVLAPRSGQSSQGATRASDVLVTAPAGTALAAVASALAAAASRTEAPSSGSVVLYAGRERLDARRCTLGEPPLVDGAVLSLHAPGEDEAADHEGAAERAQLHVVAGPDAGGVHLLHEGRIRIGRAAEADVPLDDPDVSRLHCEVTVGGDGVVTVADLGSTNGTTLDGAEVGRRPVRLGPGALLRIGESALRLAASRGSAFRPAPGSASPPDPGYASPPDPGSGSGPSAAGAPVPDPSGAEGRTVIAPDGEGHLRVRRPVPRPTSAGDLPDRVPSWARDRAAGDRAAGDRAAHEQAAHEQAAHEQATGERVAGARAAEFGETSPPASLRGGGAFHGRADALASGPSAGVRGGHGAAPADGAGGRPGAAGPDRADTDGQSGEAGPDRAAYPGHRLPGGSSAVPGTGPGRPGRGAPTAAARPSDVPYGEARAPGGWTGYGEDGGRDPARHGRDGGHGAGASDAGPAGSTPYGDRSGSVAPGPAPHPGPATRGALRATDGVPQAGDLAPGTGTGTGTGTPYGRGSDAAPAGHGGHRAGASATGATARPPHGTKPDRPTASGATTHGTGVADGLGTGGGAPAGPDTGRGGRRRRGIGAWARRLAGGRDEPGLPQADGTSLPGAAEPIAEIWPDPAAVLLTALGPGPRLWERDARHPESLVVRLGTADRADTPAVPVTVGLRESGSLGLSGPRYRLMGLARSVVAQAAALHSPADLEIVLISTDRARPLEERKEAWGWLGWLPHLRPAHGQECRLLLAYDCDQATARTAELTRRLDDGPLGPGWPSAERGAVETAAARHTGPRTLVVLDGDPGSAALRETTARLARGGAAAGIHLVCLAETPPASPLSPVAATYEEACAASPAFRECGAVGLLSGDVATALRLLRTAAGHPAGHGTVAAVDGVSAAWAERFGRALAPLRADGEAPPPGRAAAPLPRSARLLDELDLARATPASLMARWASADPGTAVLGAGPRGPVAVDLTSDDPHLLIEGPSGSGRTELLRTIAASLAAGGRPDRLALLLVDGAGGERGEGLSALMELPHVAELLVAADPLRMREFARALGAELRQRAELLGREAFEEWHTRREVAERLIGQRPPGAAEVRAEATAEAVARADGGAETRADPRGALEPPPGGTLGLRPADGRSRTGVTRATEATRATEATRATEATEATRATEATRATEAAGEPGPLPRLVVLVDDYDALVAPALGSPGRPAAGSVVRALEAVARDGRRLGVHLVATSARPDRTADTELARGTRLRVVLETPAMAPGPGDPAPGRGRLARPDGSVTPFQGGRVTGRIPRTATLRPTVVELAWERMGDPPARRPVRELGNGPTDLALLASALDRAARSVDAPPVPPLTPARH
- a CDS encoding glycosyltransferase; amino-acid sequence: MNPSSTAGIPAVPEVPDGAESPDVTVVVAVRDDGMPRLGRSLGSLAGQTIGTARIEVLVTGVPERPPAGGAGPSAAGRYGRAADDQYRPAPYGHSAGGAHRQSAADGCAPPAAMSPGSARTALFRSPPGDTGPAPAHQRHEPHLPYPSYEPYEPHRSHEPHRLDEPHRSHEPHRPHEPLWIPSGAAGSLSSADLRAAGPLSAAELCPAGRTDTVNQALACARGRYLFFLDAADLLGREALARLVDAADSRGHDVVYAKTAASGAAVFRRTRHGVALDDPGLAWELSAAKLFRREPLVRHGLRFVEDVPAGLAEQVFTLEALFRARSVAVLADYDYRFAGAGAAAPGRGRRSGPETRNSSAALAAAAAEPGGLEGLLRGTAAAMAVTARFTGPGPLGDGYLLRHFAHEGDVLTGPAFLRAPEPVRRRVFAGVRRLVADHLGDSVLAALRPGLRLRFSYVRADDEAGLVTVLRYEAGHGAPPLRTDLVSADWRRTGPARHTLVVTARTPLPHLGTLGAGPVRLTGCPEAGSVLLRPASGGAGTEIEVRIPAEAFPAGRTRIGLSTALLGTEHTAAVAPGTAPRQVHALRGLRPYRLDVSPDGGDALVVAVMPVGLPAGPRRAERA